The proteins below come from a single Rosa rugosa chromosome 2, drRosRugo1.1, whole genome shotgun sequence genomic window:
- the LOC133730539 gene encoding protein SMALL AUXIN UP-REGULATED RNA 51-like — translation MAKSRSISGKKKNSIVKLKVVVEKLQRSLLLSRKSNSSFEDDSTSVPEDVKEGHFAVIAVDGDKPKRFVVPLSYLAHPTFLKLLEQAAEEYGFDHEGALAIPCLPSELEKILSDEQWQKKDSSSSSSGVNWSSCKALVWSVELLSDEV, via the coding sequence ATGGCCAAGTCTAGAAGTATCAGTGGCAAGAAGAAGAACAGCATAGTGAAGCTCAAGGTTGTAGTAGAAAAGCTGCAGCGGAGTCTATTGTTGAGCCGGAAATCCAATTCAAGTTTTGAAGACGACTCTACCTCAGTGCCCGAAGACGTTAAGGAAGGTCACTTTGCGGTGATTGCCGTGGACGGGGACAAACCGAAGAGATTCGTGGTGCCGTTAAGTTATCTGGCTCACCCAACTTTCTTGAAGCTGCTGGAGCAGGCGGCCGAGGAGTACGGTTTTGATCACGAGGGTGCCCTAGCGATTCCTTGCCTGCCAAGCGAGCTTGAGAAGATATTAAGTGATGAGCAGTGGCAGAAGAAAGACTCATCCTCATCTAGCTCGGGTGTTAACTGGAGTTCTTGTAAAGCTTTGGTGTGGTCTGTGGAGCTACTGAGTGATGAAGTTTAA